One Myxococcus stipitatus DNA segment encodes these proteins:
- a CDS encoding neutral zinc metallopeptidase produces MRWQGGRRSSNVEDRRGQGIGRPLVVGGSAASLVVALLVLLLGGDPSVVTSRSGPVGPRDVGMGGSGQTADPRQDELRDFVSVILADTEDTWPALLGPEGVRYVDPRLVLFTGAVQSACGTQQSAVGPFYCPPDQRVYLDLDFFDELERRFGAPGDFARAYVVAHEVGHHVQNLLGISDQVMAARRRGSEAEANALSVLQELQADCFAGIWAHHAQQERRLLEPGDVEEGLAAASAIGDDTLQRRAQGYVVPESFTHGSSAQRVEWFRRGLEQGTLEACDTFGAASRPRR; encoded by the coding sequence ATGCGTTGGCAGGGTGGGCGTCGCAGCTCGAATGTCGAGGACCGCAGGGGGCAGGGGATTGGCCGGCCGCTCGTGGTGGGAGGCAGCGCCGCGTCGCTGGTGGTGGCGCTGCTCGTGCTCCTGCTGGGCGGGGACCCCTCCGTCGTGACGTCCCGCTCCGGCCCGGTGGGGCCGCGCGACGTCGGCATGGGTGGCTCCGGGCAGACGGCGGACCCCCGTCAGGACGAGCTCCGGGACTTCGTGTCCGTCATCCTCGCGGACACGGAGGACACCTGGCCCGCGCTGCTCGGGCCCGAGGGCGTGCGGTACGTGGACCCCCGGCTGGTGCTCTTCACGGGCGCCGTGCAGTCCGCCTGCGGCACGCAGCAGAGCGCGGTGGGGCCCTTCTATTGCCCGCCGGACCAGCGCGTGTACCTGGACCTGGATTTCTTCGACGAGCTGGAGCGTCGCTTCGGCGCGCCGGGAGACTTCGCGCGGGCCTATGTCGTGGCGCACGAGGTGGGGCACCACGTGCAGAACCTGCTGGGCATCTCCGACCAGGTCATGGCCGCCAGGCGCCGGGGCTCGGAGGCGGAGGCCAACGCGTTGTCCGTGCTCCAGGAGCTCCAGGCGGATTGTTTCGCGGGCATCTGGGCCCACCACGCCCAGCAGGAGCGCCGGCTGCTGGAGCCGGGCGACGTGGAGGAGGGGCTCGCGGCGGCCTCCGCCATCGGCGACGACACCCTCCAGCGGCGCGCCCAGGGCTACGTCGTCCCCGAGTCCTTCACCCACGGCTCGTCGGCCCAGCGCGTCGAGTGGTTCCGCAGGGGGCTGGAGCAGGGCACGTTGGAGGCCTGCGACACCTTCGGCGCGGCTTCCCGACCGCGGCGTTGA